The following proteins are encoded in a genomic region of Oxobacter pfennigii:
- a CDS encoding helix-turn-helix domain-containing protein gives MQKEIGQKINELRTAKGLTLKDLSEKTNLSVSFISQAERGQTSVAIMSLKKIAEALNADLALFFDPPKSKRPLITRSYEQEVFRIEESKFIHSSLSSDIHDKKFEPMVVTILPNLHEEEVIPYSHDSEEFIYVLEGVLTLFLEDNTYELYPGDSAHYSSSTPHNWANFTNRLVKIISVTSPSFFNGK, from the coding sequence ATGCAAAAAGAAATAGGGCAAAAGATAAATGAATTAAGAACTGCCAAAGGATTGACGCTGAAGGATTTAAGCGAAAAAACCAATCTTTCCGTCAGCTTCATATCCCAGGCAGAGAGAGGACAAACTTCTGTTGCCATAATGTCATTGAAGAAAATTGCCGAGGCACTGAATGCGGACTTGGCGCTGTTCTTCGATCCCCCAAAAAGTAAAAGACCTTTAATCACAAGAAGCTATGAACAGGAAGTATTCAGGATTGAAGAATCCAAATTCATTCACAGCAGCTTATCAAGTGATATTCATGATAAGAAATTCGAGCCCATGGTGGTAACCATACTGCCAAATTTGCATGAAGAGGAAGTGATTCCTTACAGCCATGACAGTGAGGAATTTATATATGTGCTGGAAGGGGTTTTAACTTTATTTTTAGAAGACAATACCTATGAATTGTATCCGGGAGACAGCGCCCATTATTCTTCTTCAACTCCTCATAATTGGGCTAATTTTACCAACAGGCTTGTTAAAATCATCTCTGTAACTTCTCCCAGTTTTTTTAACGGGAAATAA
- a CDS encoding M24 family metallopeptidase has product MKFSEKIDRLAQLMVKNNADVLIIGTSSDMEYITGKSSFICERFKALFILSDGRFFYISPELYYEETREVFGGQTDIFVWSDSEGFLPCLEKANIKYGLKGKTIGVNDAIRAVDMLDMKTVLDMNFINGVSILEELRVVKTQQERDYLRKASLIADEVAAEIVKYIRPGITEKDIGDKIIELFFEKGAEGLSFEPIVASGPNSSKPHYVGNSRVIEDTDIIVLDFGCKYKGYCSDMSRTVFVGEPTKEQKKIYSIVLEANKSAESYVKAGVTARDTDLAARKVIRDAGYGECFLNRTGHGIGTAVHEAPYIREDNRQILKDGMSFSIEPGIYIPGRFGMRIEDIVLIHNGSGEILNKFTKEMIIIK; this is encoded by the coding sequence GTGAAATTTAGCGAAAAGATAGACAGGCTGGCTCAGCTGATGGTAAAGAATAATGCCGATGTATTGATTATAGGGACCTCTTCGGACATGGAATACATTACAGGCAAAAGCTCTTTTATATGCGAGAGATTCAAGGCCTTGTTCATATTATCCGACGGGAGATTTTTCTACATTTCCCCTGAGCTTTATTATGAAGAGACCAGGGAGGTTTTCGGAGGTCAAACCGACATATTTGTATGGAGTGATTCGGAAGGCTTTTTGCCTTGCTTAGAAAAGGCAAATATAAAATACGGGCTTAAGGGAAAAACCATAGGGGTAAATGATGCCATAAGGGCTGTTGATATGCTGGATATGAAGACCGTATTGGATATGAATTTCATAAATGGTGTCAGTATATTGGAAGAGTTAAGAGTTGTAAAGACACAACAGGAGAGGGATTATCTAAGGAAGGCTTCTTTAATTGCCGATGAAGTAGCAGCGGAAATAGTAAAATATATTAGGCCGGGTATTACGGAAAAAGATATAGGTGATAAAATAATAGAGCTATTTTTTGAAAAGGGAGCTGAAGGCTTATCCTTTGAGCCTATAGTGGCGTCAGGACCTAACAGCTCAAAGCCCCATTATGTTGGTAACAGCAGGGTTATCGAGGACACTGATATAATAGTTTTGGACTTTGGATGCAAGTACAAGGGATATTGCTCGGATATGTCCAGAACTGTATTTGTCGGTGAACCAACAAAGGAGCAAAAGAAAATATACAGCATAGTACTTGAAGCCAATAAAAGTGCTGAAAGCTATGTAAAAGCAGGAGTAACAGCTCGCGATACAGATTTGGCGGCAAGGAAGGTTATAAGAGATGCAGGTTATGGTGAATGCTTTTTAAACAGGACAGGCCATGGAATAGGTACTGCCGTTCATGAAGCTCCGTATATAAGAGAAGATAATAGGCAGATTTTAAAAGACGGAATGTCCTTTAGCATCGAACCAGGTATATACATCCCGGGAAGGTTTGGAATGAGAATTGAGGATATAGTCTTAATCCATAACGGCAGCGGGGAAATACTTAACAAGTTCACAAAGGAAATGATAATTATAAAATAA
- a CDS encoding hydantoinase/oxoprolinase family protein yields MFQVGVDMGGTFTDFIAQSPEGIKTVKIPSDKGNPIITVMEGLKILAHDFNLSSREFLSCIKSLVHGNTVAVNALIQRKGVKTALITTDGFNDALEMRRSKLDNQWNFFASPPEVLVPRHLRFNLKGRVDYSGREITALDLDNLKQIKDELKLLKVESVAVCLLFSFLNPAHEKCVKAYLEDMLPGVYISLSSEVAPKLGEYERTSTAVLDAYLTPKISHYLKELSSSLKEWGLNCGVKLVQNSGGVTSISLDNHFGVKGLFSGPAAGSSGARALSMELNQPDMVLIDMGGTSFDVSLIKGHSIKILSETSVEGYPLSLPAVDINSQGIGGGSIAKVDESLRLNVGPESAESFPGPACFDKGGEAPTITDAALLLGFIEEKSFGKGAIKIRKDLSLKTIKEKIADPLNISPHDAALAIYEVASAKMADAVSLMTLQKGFNPMDFALLAAGGASPIFAAKIARELGVRKIIIPAFGEVFCAQGMLKSKIKTDIAQSFIKSMSEISMGEINQVMSKLKKSADINLSQQGVAFEKREFRFYFGVRYSNQHHQLSLPFEGESLDKNSIRELRIKFNNLHEKYYGYKEPEDECVILDVRIEAGEKEDDIPFHTNNFSMESGAKYDEYRKVCWDKDLKIKDLPVYKFMNIKAQVIVSGPALIEKDYTTIFVSPDYKAYKDEGGNIIMDVKEVK; encoded by the coding sequence ATGTTTCAGGTCGGTGTGGATATGGGGGGAACATTTACAGATTTTATTGCACAAAGTCCGGAGGGCATAAAAACGGTAAAAATCCCCTCAGACAAGGGAAATCCCATTATAACGGTTATGGAAGGGCTTAAGATATTAGCTCATGATTTTAACTTATCATCAAGGGAGTTTCTTTCCTGTATCAAATCCCTTGTTCATGGAAACACCGTTGCAGTTAATGCCCTTATTCAAAGGAAAGGGGTAAAGACCGCCCTTATCACAACGGATGGATTTAACGATGCCTTAGAGATGAGGCGTTCAAAATTGGACAATCAATGGAATTTCTTTGCATCACCTCCGGAGGTTTTGGTACCCCGGCATCTCCGCTTTAACCTTAAAGGGAGAGTTGATTACAGCGGAAGGGAAATAACTGCTCTGGATTTGGACAATTTAAAGCAAATCAAGGATGAGCTTAAGTTATTAAAAGTAGAATCGGTTGCCGTATGCCTTTTATTCTCTTTTTTAAACCCGGCTCATGAAAAATGTGTGAAGGCATATTTAGAAGACATGCTCCCCGGTGTGTATATATCCTTATCCAGTGAAGTTGCGCCCAAATTAGGTGAGTATGAGAGAACTTCCACTGCTGTTTTGGATGCTTATCTTACACCAAAGATATCCCATTATCTTAAGGAATTATCATCTTCCCTTAAAGAATGGGGACTAAATTGCGGCGTGAAGCTGGTTCAGAATAGCGGAGGAGTCACAAGCATATCTCTTGATAACCATTTTGGAGTCAAAGGCCTTTTTTCGGGCCCTGCGGCAGGATCAAGCGGAGCAAGAGCCCTTTCAATGGAACTTAATCAACCGGATATGGTGCTTATTGATATGGGGGGTACAAGCTTTGACGTCAGCCTTATAAAGGGCCATTCAATAAAAATTTTGTCTGAAACTTCAGTCGAGGGTTATCCTTTAAGCCTGCCTGCAGTGGATATAAATTCCCAGGGTATAGGAGGCGGAAGCATTGCTAAGGTGGATGAAAGCTTAAGACTCAATGTTGGGCCGGAATCAGCAGAAAGTTTTCCAGGGCCTGCCTGCTTTGATAAAGGAGGAGAAGCCCCCACCATCACAGATGCCGCATTGCTCCTTGGATTTATAGAAGAAAAAAGCTTTGGAAAAGGAGCAATAAAAATAAGAAAAGATTTATCATTAAAAACCATAAAAGAAAAAATAGCCGATCCTCTCAACATAAGCCCCCATGATGCTGCCCTTGCAATTTATGAGGTTGCTTCGGCAAAAATGGCGGATGCAGTAAGTTTAATGACTCTGCAAAAAGGATTTAACCCCATGGATTTTGCACTTTTGGCGGCAGGCGGGGCATCGCCTATATTTGCAGCTAAGATAGCACGGGAGCTTGGCGTGAGAAAAATCATCATACCTGCCTTTGGAGAAGTGTTTTGTGCCCAGGGAATGTTAAAGTCAAAAATAAAAACTGATATAGCCCAGAGCTTTATTAAGAGCATGAGTGAAATCAGCATGGGTGAAATAAACCAGGTGATGAGTAAACTTAAAAAAAGTGCCGACATCAATCTCAGTCAGCAAGGGGTGGCTTTTGAAAAAAGAGAATTTAGATTTTATTTTGGGGTGCGGTATTCAAATCAGCATCATCAGCTATCCCTCCCCTTTGAAGGTGAAAGCCTCGATAAAAACAGCATAAGGGAATTAAGAATAAAGTTTAATAATCTTCATGAAAAATATTACGGATATAAAGAGCCGGAAGATGAATGCGTCATTCTGGATGTGCGTATTGAAGCAGGCGAAAAGGAAGATGATATACCTTTCCATACAAATAATTTTAGTATGGAAAGCGGTGCCAAATATGATGAATACCGCAAAGTGTGCTGGGATAAGGATTTAAAAATTAAAGATTTGCCTGTTTATAAATTCATGAATATAAAAGCCCAAGTTATTGTTTCAGGCCCTGCTCTCATTGAAAAGGATTATACCACAATATTTGTAAGCCCTGATTATAAAGCTTATAAGGATGAAGGCGGCAATATAATCATGGATGTGAAGGAGGTGAAATAA
- a CDS encoding hydantoinase B/oxoprolinase family protein, with amino-acid sequence MDVGKIILQSVIANRLYTISEEMGAALEKSSRSPIFAEACDFACGVTNNRGELISQLNGIPILAAAGSFSVQAVLEKYKEGIEEGDVFIINDPYMGGNHLPDIGIVTPVFYEKELIFFTVSRAHHGDIGGAVAGSYNTGATEIFQEGIRIPPTRLVKENNLCDDVLELITYNTRNSKMMKSDLFAQAGANKIGSERLIDMLNKYGLKEVREAAEELLLKAEELTIKGISKFPEGTYEGEEYLDDDGFSDKPVKIKASVTFKKQEVTIDFSESDKQVTGFINSGLVTTKSAAYIALLWALSPDIPRNSGAFKPIKIIAPKGSVVNPNSTAPVTLSTLHCASEIISAILKACALAVPQKIPAGFGRYCGPSFYGIDPRNNNFFVGFGFCCLGSGGGKEGQDGFPYMAPISNYGGVRAPNNEANEVQYPILTLNHHLVMDTAGAGKYRGAPGVKYEIQFYGHDTNIVMFGDGMKIPPYGLKGGKEGSLNSNKLCTQEEVLHLKSKTSPLPLKCGDTLTLISSGGGGFGNPLKRDINLVYEDYINGYISLDSALKDYGVAITPQGIDIEETLKLRKMEEKS; translated from the coding sequence TTGGATGTTGGTAAAATCATTCTTCAGTCTGTTATAGCAAACAGATTGTACACCATATCAGAAGAGATGGGAGCAGCATTGGAAAAGTCCTCCCGCTCTCCCATATTTGCAGAAGCCTGCGATTTTGCCTGCGGTGTCACAAATAACAGAGGAGAACTCATCTCACAGCTAAACGGAATACCTATTTTAGCCGCTGCCGGTTCCTTTAGTGTACAGGCTGTTCTTGAAAAATATAAGGAAGGCATAGAGGAAGGGGATGTATTTATCATAAACGACCCTTATATGGGAGGCAATCACCTGCCGGATATAGGTATAGTCACCCCTGTGTTTTATGAAAAAGAGCTTATATTTTTCACAGTCAGCCGTGCACATCACGGTGATATAGGAGGAGCAGTTGCAGGCAGCTATAACACAGGCGCCACGGAAATTTTTCAGGAGGGAATAAGAATTCCTCCCACAAGGCTTGTAAAGGAAAATAACCTTTGTGACGATGTCTTAGAGCTTATAACCTATAATACAAGGAATTCCAAAATGATGAAGAGCGACCTTTTTGCTCAAGCTGGAGCCAATAAAATCGGCAGTGAACGATTAATTGACATGCTTAATAAATACGGCTTAAAGGAAGTTAGGGAAGCAGCGGAGGAATTGCTCTTAAAGGCTGAGGAGCTGACAATTAAAGGAATTTCTAAATTTCCAGAAGGTACATATGAGGGAGAGGAATACTTGGATGATGACGGTTTTTCGGATAAACCAGTTAAAATAAAGGCTTCCGTCACCTTTAAAAAGCAGGAGGTGACAATTGATTTTTCCGAAAGTGATAAACAGGTTACAGGCTTTATAAACAGCGGGCTTGTTACTACAAAAAGCGCGGCATACATCGCCCTTCTTTGGGCATTGTCACCGGATATTCCAAGAAACAGCGGCGCCTTTAAGCCTATAAAAATAATTGCTCCAAAGGGCTCGGTAGTCAATCCAAATTCGACGGCTCCCGTAACATTATCCACCCTTCATTGTGCCAGTGAAATAATTTCTGCAATTTTAAAAGCCTGTGCCCTTGCAGTGCCTCAAAAAATACCTGCCGGCTTTGGACGGTATTGCGGGCCTTCCTTTTACGGTATTGACCCCAGAAATAATAATTTTTTTGTAGGCTTTGGATTCTGCTGCTTGGGCTCGGGAGGGGGAAAGGAAGGGCAGGATGGTTTTCCCTATATGGCTCCCATATCAAATTACGGAGGAGTAAGAGCTCCAAATAATGAAGCCAATGAAGTCCAATATCCCATTCTAACCTTGAACCACCATTTGGTTATGGATACTGCCGGCGCGGGAAAATACAGGGGAGCTCCCGGAGTGAAATATGAGATCCAATTTTACGGCCATGATACAAATATAGTAATGTTCGGCGATGGGATGAAAATACCGCCCTACGGCTTAAAGGGGGGGAAGGAGGGAAGCTTAAACAGCAATAAATTATGCACACAGGAGGAGGTGCTGCATTTAAAAAGCAAAACTTCTCCGCTGCCGCTTAAATGCGGAGATACGCTAACTCTTATATCTTCCGGGGGAGGCGGCTTTGGAAATCCTCTTAAAAGAGATATAAATCTTGTATATGAGGATTATATAAATGGCTATATAAGCCTTGATTCAGCATTAAAGGATTATGGCGTAGCAATAACTCCACAGGGTATCGACATAGAAGAAACTTTAAAATTAAGAAAGATGGAGGAAAAATCATGA
- a CDS encoding UbiD family decarboxylase, with translation MSQDWRIFLQDFEERFPREVLHIKEELKREYEPTAIIMELERRKKYSLVHFEKISSSEFGVIANTIATRQRMAMAIGVDERDLPVIYAERIKKEIEPVVLNEAPFKENCMTGKHLDLTKLPIFTHFPIDAGPYITAGLVTAKDPESGADTCGYHRMQLKGPDKLGISLHSRQRLWEYHRRAQKLGKNLEAAVVLGVHPAISLGSMALVPYDKGKFARMGGLLGEPLQITKCTGIDVEVPLWAEIVIEGEILTDKNEPEGPFAEFTNYACHRSTENVFIPKAIYHRTNALYQSITPGMCAEHNTVVAVQREGDVLKALKDNLPNIINVHAPLSACGLFHCYISMKKIAEGQPMQAIMTALSVDHNLKHVVVVDEDVDVFDESRVLWAIATRVQADKDVHIIPQHMGMGCTLDPSTDELSRSAKMGIDATKPLNNFADSIELHPEAMEKAKIILNNI, from the coding sequence ATGAGCCAGGACTGGAGAATATTTTTGCAGGATTTTGAGGAGAGGTTTCCAAGAGAGGTTTTGCATATAAAAGAAGAATTGAAAAGAGAATATGAACCTACTGCCATAATTATGGAATTAGAGCGGCGAAAGAAATATTCCTTGGTGCATTTCGAGAAAATAAGCAGTTCTGAATTTGGCGTAATAGCCAATACCATTGCCACAAGGCAGCGCATGGCAATGGCCATAGGAGTTGACGAGAGGGATTTGCCCGTAATTTATGCAGAGCGAATTAAAAAGGAAATAGAGCCTGTAGTTTTAAATGAAGCTCCTTTTAAAGAAAATTGCATGACAGGAAAACATCTGGATTTAACAAAACTTCCTATTTTTACCCACTTCCCTATAGATGCCGGTCCATATATAACGGCAGGGCTGGTGACTGCAAAGGATCCGGAATCGGGAGCCGATACCTGCGGCTATCACAGGATGCAGCTTAAGGGTCCCGATAAGCTGGGTATCAGCCTTCATTCAAGGCAAAGGCTGTGGGAATATCACAGGAGGGCTCAAAAACTGGGCAAAAATTTAGAAGCAGCCGTTGTGCTGGGCGTACATCCGGCAATTTCTTTAGGCTCTATGGCACTTGTGCCCTATGATAAGGGCAAGTTTGCCCGTATGGGAGGGCTTTTAGGGGAGCCCCTCCAAATCACAAAATGCACGGGCATAGATGTGGAAGTGCCATTGTGGGCTGAGATAGTAATTGAAGGGGAGATATTGACGGACAAAAATGAGCCGGAAGGCCCCTTTGCCGAATTTACCAATTATGCCTGCCACAGGAGCACTGAAAATGTATTCATACCAAAGGCAATATATCATAGAACCAATGCCCTTTATCAGAGCATAACGCCGGGAATGTGTGCAGAGCATAATACAGTTGTGGCTGTGCAAAGAGAAGGGGATGTATTAAAGGCGTTAAAGGATAATTTGCCTAATATAATAAATGTACATGCTCCCTTATCTGCCTGCGGTTTGTTTCACTGCTATATTTCAATGAAGAAAATAGCCGAAGGCCAGCCCATGCAGGCCATTATGACTGCACTCTCCGTAGACCACAACTTAAAGCATGTAGTGGTAGTTGATGAGGATGTGGACGTATTTGACGAAAGCAGGGTGCTATGGGCAATTGCCACCAGAGTTCAGGCAGACAAGGATGTGCATATAATTCCCCAGCATATGGGAATGGGTTGCACCTTGGACCCTTCAACCGATGAATTGAGCAGGAGCGCAAAAATGGGTATAGATGCAACCAAGCCCCTTAATAATTTTGCCGACAGCATCGAGCTTCATCCTGAGGCAATGGAAAAAGCTAAAATTATTTTAAACAATATATAA
- a CDS encoding ABC transporter ATP-binding protein — MNKLFTAKIQKLIFPEEDEAALEDVFIEFNQGELVFLSGSPPCKSALCLALSNVIPAFVQGTLMGEVYYKGKNIFNKALPQLAGIIGLVMDDPMNQLFCATLEEDLAFAPCNLLIEPSKIKERIKNVLELVGLSGYEKRKPESLSGGEAQRAALASVLAAQPDIIILDNALTQLDSQGKKEIYEKLNILAVKENKIIIISEEKAHNYLDLCHRHIFLEKGKIIYDGFPRNEVPNFLKTRPSFIKGRSRVKSRLFDEPIISVKDLSFEYEGGDFALKGLTFNIYPGEFVALMGKNGAGKTTLTKHFIGINKPSAGNIKIKNMDTKNHTISQLSQCVGYLFQNPQMQICTDSVENEAAFALKNRKFPEGTIKERVTKLLDATGLLKYASLHPYKLSKSNMQKLALISCLINEPDILIIDEPVSFMSLEESRDIMELVWECNCKGTTVIMITHDLNLAINYSSRIMVMDDGKVGLDINSTNFLHYKKELKSLGIDISEVIKEGEIEYEAVTGVQ; from the coding sequence ATGAACAAGCTTTTTACTGCAAAAATCCAAAAGCTTATTTTTCCGGAAGAAGATGAAGCCGCCCTTGAGGATGTTTTTATAGAATTCAATCAAGGAGAACTTGTGTTTTTATCAGGCTCTCCTCCTTGCAAATCAGCCCTATGCCTCGCCTTATCCAATGTAATTCCTGCATTTGTACAAGGGACTCTAATGGGAGAGGTATATTATAAGGGAAAAAATATATTTAATAAAGCGTTGCCTCAATTGGCAGGCATTATAGGGCTTGTAATGGATGATCCTATGAATCAGCTGTTTTGTGCTACTCTGGAGGAAGACCTGGCTTTTGCTCCCTGCAATCTTCTTATAGAACCTTCAAAAATTAAAGAAAGAATAAAAAATGTCCTTGAACTTGTAGGGTTATCGGGATATGAAAAAAGAAAGCCGGAGAGTTTATCGGGAGGGGAGGCTCAAAGAGCAGCCTTGGCCTCCGTACTGGCGGCACAGCCGGATATAATAATACTTGACAATGCCTTAACCCAGCTGGATTCTCAAGGCAAAAAAGAAATATACGAAAAATTGAACATCCTTGCAGTCAAAGAGAACAAGATTATCATCATATCGGAGGAAAAGGCCCATAATTATCTTGATTTGTGCCACAGGCACATTTTCCTTGAAAAAGGTAAGATTATTTATGACGGTTTTCCCCGTAATGAAGTCCCAAACTTTTTAAAAACAAGGCCTTCCTTTATTAAAGGAAGGAGTAGGGTTAAAAGCAGGCTCTTTGATGAGCCAATAATATCGGTAAAGGATTTAAGCTTTGAATATGAAGGAGGGGACTTTGCATTAAAAGGCCTTACCTTTAATATTTACCCTGGAGAGTTTGTGGCATTAATGGGCAAAAACGGCGCGGGAAAAACTACTTTGACCAAGCATTTTATCGGCATTAATAAGCCTTCGGCCGGAAATATAAAAATTAAAAATATGGATACAAAAAACCATACCATATCTCAGTTGTCACAATGTGTAGGATACCTGTTTCAAAATCCTCAAATGCAAATATGCACCGACTCTGTGGAAAATGAAGCAGCTTTTGCTCTGAAAAACAGAAAATTTCCTGAAGGAACCATAAAAGAAAGGGTGACAAAGCTTTTGGATGCAACGGGCCTTTTAAAATATGCCTCATTGCATCCATATAAGCTCAGTAAAAGCAATATGCAAAAGCTGGCTCTTATATCCTGCCTGATAAATGAGCCTGACATTTTGATAATTGATGAGCCTGTATCTTTTATGAGCTTAGAGGAGTCCAGGGATATAATGGAATTGGTATGGGAATGCAACTGCAAGGGAACTACGGTCATCATGATTACCCATGATTTGAATTTAGCCATAAATTACTCTTCCAGGATAATGGTAATGGATGACGGCAAAGTGGGCTTAGATATTAACAGTACAAATTTCCTCCATTATAAAAAGGAGCTTAAAAGCTTGGGAATTGATATAAGCGAAGTAATTAAGGAAGGAGAAATTGAGTATGAAGCTGTTACTGGAGTACAATGA
- a CDS encoding energy-coupling factor transporter transmembrane component T family protein — translation MKLLLEYNEKKSFIHMLDPRVKLFWLLGNLLLIIFFQDIRMLTLSFGMIMITTVLAGINPRVFLPMVKVMIVVGTQYIIFQGLLRPEGEILFNVLGLNFYAGGMIIGIRGIFLLLNLAFLFLQFVMWTSPQEIALLSVKSGLPDKYAVLMGMALHFLPVIERDLHSIYESQQARGLKLDTLWQKAKGLPPIMLPLILRALKRTQQVALSMELKGYGLHKTRTLINNIAFSKKDYLIFTLLILYFSVFIGCKIL, via the coding sequence ATGAAGCTGTTACTGGAGTACAATGAAAAAAAATCCTTTATACATATGCTGGACCCAAGAGTTAAGCTTTTTTGGCTGCTGGGAAATTTGCTGCTCATAATTTTTTTTCAGGATATAAGAATGCTGACACTAAGCTTTGGCATGATCATGATAACCACTGTTTTGGCAGGTATTAATCCAAGAGTATTTTTGCCAATGGTTAAGGTCATGATTGTAGTTGGGACACAATATATAATATTTCAAGGACTTTTGAGGCCTGAAGGGGAAATTTTATTTAATGTTTTAGGTCTGAACTTTTATGCCGGCGGCATGATTATTGGGATAAGGGGAATCTTCCTTTTATTGAATTTAGCATTTTTATTTTTGCAGTTTGTAATGTGGACATCACCTCAGGAGATAGCCCTGTTATCCGTAAAGTCAGGCCTTCCCGATAAATATGCGGTCTTAATGGGAATGGCCCTTCATTTTCTTCCTGTAATAGAAAGGGATTTGCATTCAATATATGAAAGCCAGCAAGCCAGGGGATTAAAGCTTGATACTTTATGGCAAAAGGCAAAAGGACTTCCCCCCATAATGCTTCCTTTGATATTAAGAGCGCTGAAAAGGACTCAGCAAGTGGCCTTGTCCATGGAATTGAAAGGATATGGCCTTCATAAAACACGAACTCTTATTAATAACATAGCTTTTTCTAAGAAGGATTATTTGATATTTACATTATTGATATTATATTTCAGTGTGTTTATAGGCTGCAAAATTTTATGA
- a CDS encoding helix-turn-helix transcriptional regulator, with protein sequence MQASEKEKNFYGPNIKIIKKKEGCTVYRMMTPGGEGVMTSHMVFPGIELVYNDFHTSSCFHNIYPKGEIMEINHCRAGRFECEFRGGSYGYLGEGDLSVNMLSNHVINSSFPLDHYHGVAVIIDFTEASQGLLSFLDDISINLYLLRDRLCPDNRCFIMRAKEEIQHIFSELYTVPEEIRKGYFKLKILELLLFLSVADIPRQSEPDKYFTKNQVETVKEIKKYITNNMDKRITLTELSSKFGIGLTTMKLCFKRVYGTSISAYIKYYRMQAAALLLRQSNDSVMHIAAKAGYENSSKFAAAFKEIMGIPPLKFRKNLSLFNGGKET encoded by the coding sequence ATGCAAGCATCTGAAAAAGAAAAGAACTTTTACGGCCCAAACATTAAAATTATAAAAAAGAAAGAAGGTTGTACTGTATACAGGATGATGACTCCCGGAGGTGAAGGGGTCATGACAAGCCATATGGTATTTCCAGGAATCGAATTGGTATATAATGACTTCCATACTTCCAGCTGCTTTCATAATATTTATCCTAAGGGAGAAATCATGGAAATCAACCACTGCAGGGCAGGGCGGTTCGAATGTGAATTCAGAGGCGGATCTTATGGTTATTTGGGAGAAGGAGATCTTTCGGTGAATATGTTGAGCAACCATGTTATAAATTCAAGTTTCCCGCTGGATCATTACCATGGCGTAGCTGTAATCATAGATTTTACAGAAGCTTCACAGGGCCTTTTATCTTTTTTAGACGATATTTCAATTAACCTTTATTTGCTGCGTGACAGATTGTGTCCGGACAACCGCTGCTTTATAATGAGGGCAAAGGAAGAGATACAGCATATTTTTTCGGAGCTTTATACCGTTCCCGAAGAGATACGCAAAGGATACTTTAAGCTTAAGATATTGGAACTCCTATTATTTTTAAGCGTTGCCGACATACCAAGGCAAAGTGAGCCGGATAAGTATTTTACAAAAAATCAAGTTGAAACAGTAAAGGAAATTAAAAAATATATAACAAATAATATGGATAAAAGAATTACTTTAACTGAATTATCATCAAAATTTGGTATTGGCCTTACCACTATGAAACTTTGCTTTAAGAGAGTATACGGCACTTCAATTTCAGCTTATATAAAATATTACCGTATGCAGGCTGCCGCCCTGCTGCTGCGCCAAAGCAATGACAGTGTCATGCATATTGCAGCCAAAGCCGGCTATGAAAACTCCAGCAAATTTGCTGCTGCATTTAAGGAGATAATGGGAATTCCCCCCTTAAAATTTCGTAAAAATTTAAGCCTCTTTAATGGCGGCAAAGAGACTTAA